Proteins from a genomic interval of Kitasatospora herbaricolor:
- a CDS encoding MarR family winged helix-turn-helix transcriptional regulator has translation MNTRDVPAELTRLVWTLHRVLNQAGRPAAGEQVRPPAQVELLQLVLDEPGISVRDAAEALHMQPHNVSTLVTLLVRDGLLDRTPHPEDRRTAQLRPTRTMLDAGLQIDSNLHLGVATALAALPADALDRISAALPDLWQLAEQLTPPRP, from the coding sequence ATGAACACCCGTGACGTGCCGGCCGAACTCACCCGGCTGGTGTGGACACTCCACCGCGTCCTGAACCAGGCGGGCCGGCCGGCCGCCGGCGAACAGGTCCGCCCGCCGGCCCAGGTGGAGCTGCTCCAGCTGGTCCTGGACGAGCCCGGCATCAGCGTCCGCGACGCGGCCGAGGCCCTGCACATGCAGCCGCACAACGTCAGCACGCTGGTGACCCTCCTGGTGCGGGACGGGCTCCTCGACCGGACGCCGCACCCCGAGGACCGCCGGACGGCGCAGTTGCGGCCGACCCGCACGATGCTCGACGCCGGCCTGCAGATCGACTCCAACCTGCACCTGGGGGTGGCCACCGCGCTGGCCGCCCTGCCGGCCGACGCCCTGGACCGGATCTCCGCCGCCCTGCCGGACCTCTGGCAGCTCGCCGAGCAGCTCACCCCGCCCCGCCCCTGA
- a CDS encoding Zn-ribbon domain-containing OB-fold protein: MELAVATPTAFPAAGPAGAGAALADLPLAEPASPVVELIHLRCRWCRAATAPTCLLCPVCGSADLIRERGSGAGTVQRLLPAAQRGQHRLTPYVIALDEGFTIRAAVVGALPGAVIAGTRVELAAVTGAGRVLTFQVSPDQVYGHLRNPAPAPDRHSVRSSYWDL, translated from the coding sequence ATGGAACTCGCCGTCGCCACCCCCACCGCCTTCCCCGCGGCCGGCCCCGCCGGTGCGGGCGCCGCGCTCGCCGACCTGCCGCTCGCCGAACCTGCTTCCCCGGTCGTCGAGTTGATCCACCTGCGGTGCCGCTGGTGCCGCGCCGCCACGGCGCCGACCTGCCTGCTCTGCCCGGTCTGCGGATCGGCCGACCTGATCCGGGAGCGCGGCTCCGGCGCCGGTACGGTGCAGCGGCTGCTGCCGGCCGCCCAGCGCGGACAGCACCGCCTGACCCCGTACGTGATCGCGCTGGACGAGGGATTCACCATCCGCGCGGCGGTGGTGGGCGCGCTGCCCGGCGCGGTGATCGCGGGCACCCGGGTCGAGCTGGCCGCCGTGACGGGCGCCGGACGGGTCCTCACCTTCCAGGTCTCCCCGGACCAGGTCTACGGGCACCTGCGCAACCCGGCCCCGGCGCCGGACCGGCACTCCGTCAGGTCCAGCTACTGGGACCTGTGA
- a CDS encoding TetR family transcriptional regulator, giving the protein MSEVRKQDQAAAAVEKPTMRDALVTAAFRLFMERGFEQTTIDDIVAEAGVGRRSFFRHFPSKEDVVFPDHDGCLAEMTAFLQGADDAGDPVEQVCDAARLVLRAYAVNPAFSVQRYLLTKKVPNLRAHELSVVWRYERALAAHLRARYAARADGALRADVIAAAVVAAHNHTLRTWLRSGGEGDVTEAVGQALSFVAETWSGPQAPSAPESQDDEVVVVVAKRGTPMWRVVRGVEAALDA; this is encoded by the coding sequence ATGAGCGAGGTGCGCAAGCAGGACCAGGCGGCTGCGGCCGTCGAGAAGCCGACCATGCGGGACGCGCTGGTGACGGCGGCGTTCCGGCTGTTCATGGAGCGGGGTTTCGAGCAGACCACCATCGACGACATCGTCGCCGAGGCCGGGGTCGGGCGCCGGTCCTTCTTCCGGCACTTCCCCTCCAAGGAGGACGTGGTCTTCCCGGACCACGACGGCTGCCTCGCCGAGATGACCGCCTTCCTCCAGGGGGCGGACGACGCCGGCGATCCGGTCGAACAGGTCTGCGACGCCGCCCGGCTGGTGCTGCGGGCGTACGCGGTGAACCCCGCCTTCTCGGTGCAGCGCTACCTCCTCACCAAGAAGGTCCCGAACCTCCGCGCCCACGAACTGTCGGTGGTCTGGCGGTACGAGCGGGCGCTGGCCGCCCACCTGAGGGCCCGGTACGCGGCCCGGGCCGACGGCGCGCTGCGGGCCGACGTGATCGCCGCGGCGGTCGTGGCGGCGCACAACCACACCCTGCGCACCTGGCTGCGCTCCGGCGGCGAGGGCGATGTGACGGAGGCGGTCGGCCAGGCGCTGAGCTTCGTGGCCGAGACCTGGAGCGGCCCGCAGGCGCCGTCCGCGCCGGAGTCGCAGGACGACGAGGTCGTGGTGGTGGTGGCGAAGCGGGGGACGCCGATGTGGCGGGTCGTGCGCGGGGTCGAGGCCGCCCTCGACGCCTGA
- a CDS encoding acyl-CoA dehydrogenase family protein has translation MNQDFDLFRTTEEHDMLREAVRSLAEAKIAPFAAEVDEQGRFPHEALEALQGSDLHAVHVPEEFGGAGADALATVIVIEEVARVCASSSLIPAVNKLGSLPVQLSGSPELKAKYLGALARGEGMFSYCLSEPDAGSDAAGMKTRAVRDGDFWVLNGVKRWITNAGVSEFYTVMAVTDPEKRSKGISAFVVEKGDVGVTFGAPEKKLGIKGSPTREVYLDNVRIPADRMIGEEGTGFATAMKTLDHTRVTIAAQAIGIAQGALDYAAGYVKERKQFGKPIGDFQGVQFMLADMAMKLEAARQLTYAAAARSQRVSHGGAHEDLTFFGAATKCFASDAAMEITTDAVQLLGGYGYTRDYPLERMMRDAKITQIYEGTNQIQRIVMARNLP, from the coding sequence ATGAACCAGGACTTCGATCTCTTCCGGACCACCGAGGAGCACGACATGCTCCGGGAGGCGGTGCGCTCGCTGGCCGAGGCGAAGATCGCTCCGTTCGCGGCCGAGGTGGACGAGCAGGGCCGGTTCCCGCACGAGGCGCTGGAGGCGCTGCAGGGCAGTGACCTGCACGCGGTGCACGTGCCGGAGGAGTTCGGCGGTGCGGGGGCGGACGCGCTGGCGACGGTGATCGTGATCGAGGAGGTCGCGCGGGTCTGCGCGTCGTCCTCGCTGATCCCGGCGGTCAACAAGCTCGGTTCGCTGCCGGTGCAGCTGTCCGGTTCGCCGGAGCTGAAGGCGAAGTACCTGGGTGCGCTGGCGCGCGGGGAGGGCATGTTCTCGTACTGCCTGTCGGAGCCGGACGCGGGCTCGGACGCGGCGGGGATGAAGACCCGTGCGGTGCGCGACGGTGACTTCTGGGTGCTCAACGGTGTGAAGCGGTGGATCACCAACGCCGGCGTCTCGGAGTTCTACACGGTGATGGCGGTCACCGACCCGGAGAAGCGCTCCAAGGGCATCTCGGCGTTCGTGGTGGAGAAGGGCGACGTGGGCGTGACCTTCGGCGCCCCGGAGAAGAAGCTCGGCATCAAGGGCTCACCGACCCGGGAGGTGTACCTCGACAACGTGCGGATCCCCGCCGACCGGATGATCGGCGAGGAGGGCACCGGCTTCGCCACCGCGATGAAGACCCTCGACCACACCCGGGTCACCATCGCCGCGCAGGCGATCGGCATCGCCCAGGGCGCCCTCGACTACGCCGCCGGCTACGTCAAGGAGCGCAAGCAGTTCGGCAAGCCGATCGGTGACTTCCAGGGCGTGCAGTTCATGCTCGCCGACATGGCGATGAAGCTGGAGGCCGCCCGCCAGCTCACCTACGCCGCCGCCGCCCGCTCCCAGCGCGTCTCGCACGGCGGCGCCCACGAGGACCTCACCTTCTTCGGCGCCGCCACCAAGTGCTTCGCCTCCGACGCCGCGATGGAGATCACCACCGACGCCGTCCAGCTCCTCGGCGGCTACGGCTACACCCGCGACTACCCGCTGGAGCGGATGATGCGCGACGCCAAGATCACCCAGATCTACGAGGGCACCAACCAGATCCAGCGCATCGTCATGGCCCGCAACCTCCCGTAA
- a CDS encoding GlsB/YeaQ/YmgE family stress response membrane protein, translating into MPNGPIRAMLVITPPTGGALAGQGPEDIVFQLLWILLIGFVLGVLAKLLLRGPQSIPWWLTMLLGAAGAWLGNAVAGWIGVAHTSGIDWTRHALQLGFAVLLVALVAPAWGNRRAGR; encoded by the coding sequence ATGCCGAACGGGCCCATCCGCGCGATGCTGGTGATCACGCCGCCCACCGGCGGTGCCCTGGCTGGCCAAGGACCGGAGGACATCGTGTTCCAACTGCTCTGGATTCTCCTGATCGGGTTCGTCCTCGGCGTGCTGGCCAAGCTGTTGCTGCGCGGCCCGCAGTCCATCCCCTGGTGGCTGACCATGCTTCTCGGTGCCGCCGGTGCCTGGCTCGGCAACGCCGTGGCGGGCTGGATCGGCGTCGCGCACACCTCCGGCATCGACTGGACCCGTCATGCCTTGCAGCTCGGCTTCGCCGTCCTGCTGGTGGCGCTGGTCGCCCCGGCCTGGGGCAACCGCAGAGCCGGCCGCTGA
- a CDS encoding putative PEP-binding protein: MNRRSFGGRAASAGVALGTLHRTDRPPALPRPRVAGSGAVDGGAAAGGSRTAAAEGVARAEAAREETVREGTVREIEAAFDAVAEHQDRLSASLRAGGRIEQADIMEVVGYLAQDTDLRTAATRRAAEGASAAEAVRAAVEEYARVIGALADPTLAERAADLRQVGRRALAWLGGVGLARPAGPLVLIAHEVGAADLLEPGSEVVAAGSVTGGPNSHAAIVARSLGIPLLLGLDPAVLDLPDGAEALVDAARAGLTVHPAPGERAGALAAMDQARSRRAALAAERHLPCETLDRHSVILRANVGTAADGEAALRAGADGVGLLRTELPFLEARRWPDEEQHAAALAPVLRELAGRPVTVRTLDFADDKVPPFLAGAGPDGRIGRGLPLMLARPEAFTAQFRALLTTGAGTDLRIMIPMVAAPGELRACRELLRAAAASLGVPVPPLGVMVELPEAAARAEELAREAAFLSVGSNDLTSRILGLDRRDPAAGPAHTAHPAVLAAIGQVVEAAHRHRRQVSVCGDAAAHPLVIPLLIGLGCDVLSAAPAVLDEIRARIRRLDAEACARAAREALVARDVEEVWGIVERYCSPVLPPWSTSGVRRVDHAVRWNEDSSG, from the coding sequence ATGAACCGGCGCTCGTTCGGCGGGCGGGCCGCCTCGGCCGGCGTCGCGCTCGGCACGCTGCACCGCACGGACCGTCCGCCGGCCCTGCCACGGCCGCGGGTGGCCGGGAGCGGGGCGGTGGACGGCGGGGCCGCCGCGGGCGGGAGCCGGACGGCCGCCGCGGAGGGTGTGGCGCGTGCGGAGGCGGCCCGCGAGGAGACGGTCCGCGAGGGGACGGTCCGCGAGATCGAAGCCGCCTTCGACGCCGTCGCCGAGCACCAGGACCGGCTCTCCGCCTCGCTGCGGGCCGGCGGCCGGATCGAGCAGGCCGACATCATGGAGGTCGTCGGCTACCTCGCCCAGGACACCGACCTGCGCACCGCCGCCACCCGCCGGGCGGCCGAGGGCGCCTCCGCCGCCGAGGCCGTCCGGGCCGCCGTCGAGGAGTACGCCCGGGTCATCGGCGCACTGGCGGACCCCACGCTCGCCGAGCGGGCCGCCGACCTCCGCCAGGTCGGCCGCCGGGCGTTGGCCTGGCTGGGCGGTGTCGGGCTCGCCCGCCCCGCCGGCCCGCTCGTCCTGATCGCCCACGAGGTCGGCGCCGCCGACCTGCTCGAACCCGGCAGCGAGGTGGTCGCCGCCGGCTCCGTGACCGGCGGCCCCAACTCGCACGCGGCGATCGTCGCCCGCTCGCTCGGCATCCCGCTGCTGCTCGGCCTGGACCCTGCCGTCCTCGACCTGCCCGACGGCGCCGAGGCGCTCGTCGACGCCGCCCGGGCCGGCCTGACCGTCCACCCCGCCCCCGGTGAGCGGGCCGGCGCCCTGGCCGCGATGGACCAGGCCCGCAGCCGCCGGGCCGCGCTGGCCGCCGAACGTCACCTGCCCTGCGAGACCCTGGACCGGCACAGCGTGATCCTGCGCGCCAACGTCGGCACCGCGGCGGACGGCGAGGCGGCCCTGCGGGCCGGCGCCGACGGGGTCGGCCTGCTGCGCACCGAACTGCCCTTCCTGGAGGCCCGCCGCTGGCCCGACGAGGAGCAGCACGCGGCGGCGCTGGCCCCGGTGCTGCGGGAACTCGCCGGCCGTCCGGTCACCGTGCGGACCCTGGACTTCGCCGACGACAAGGTCCCGCCCTTCCTGGCCGGGGCCGGCCCGGACGGCCGGATCGGGCGCGGCCTGCCGCTGATGCTGGCCCGGCCGGAGGCCTTCACGGCCCAGTTCCGCGCCCTCCTCACCACGGGCGCCGGCACCGACCTGCGGATCATGATCCCGATGGTCGCCGCCCCCGGGGAGCTGCGGGCCTGCCGCGAACTCCTGCGGGCGGCGGCCGCGTCCCTCGGCGTCCCGGTGCCGCCGCTCGGCGTCATGGTCGAACTGCCCGAGGCCGCCGCCCGGGCCGAGGAGCTGGCCCGGGAGGCGGCCTTCCTCTCCGTCGGCAGCAACGACCTCACCAGCCGGATCCTCGGGCTCGACCGCCGCGACCCCGCCGCCGGGCCCGCCCACACCGCCCACCCGGCGGTGCTGGCGGCGATCGGGCAGGTGGTCGAGGCCGCCCACCGGCACCGCCGGCAGGTGTCCGTCTGCGGGGACGCGGCCGCGCACCCTCTGGTGATTCCGCTGCTGATCGGTCTCGGCTGCGACGTGCTGTCCGCCGCCCCGGCCGTCCTCGACGAGATCCGGGCCAGGATCCGCCGGCTCGACGCCGAGGCCTGCGCCCGGGCCGCCCGCGAGGCTCTCGTCGCCCGGGACGTCGAGGAGGTCTGGGGGATCGTCGAACGGTACTGCTCCCCGGTGCTGCCCCCGTGGTCGACGTCGGGAGTTCGTCGGGTTGATCATGCGGTGAGGTGGAACGAGGATTCGTCCGGGTGA
- the dhaL gene encoding dihydroxyacetone kinase subunit DhaL, protein MDIALARHWVQAIAVAMDEHQDRLTQLDSAIGDADHGANMHRGFNAVLATQVSYRPDSVGQLLVKVGSTLISSVGGASGPLYGTAFRAAGKALPGTDPDAAELLAALRAGLDAVRELGAAAPGDKTMVDAFLPALDAFEEELRAGGDLGAAAARAARAAEDGARATVPLQARKGRASYLGPRSIGHQDPGATSTALVFGALATAAAAR, encoded by the coding sequence ATGGACATCGCCCTCGCGAGGCACTGGGTGCAGGCCATCGCCGTCGCCATGGACGAGCACCAGGACCGGCTCACCCAGCTGGACTCCGCCATCGGCGACGCCGACCACGGCGCGAACATGCACCGCGGCTTCAACGCCGTCCTCGCCACCCAGGTCTCCTACCGGCCCGACTCGGTGGGCCAACTGCTGGTCAAGGTCGGCAGCACGCTGATCTCCAGCGTCGGCGGCGCCTCCGGTCCGCTGTACGGCACCGCGTTCCGGGCCGCCGGCAAGGCCCTGCCCGGCACCGACCCGGACGCGGCCGAACTGCTCGCCGCCCTGCGGGCCGGGCTGGACGCGGTGCGTGAACTCGGTGCGGCCGCCCCCGGCGACAAGACCATGGTCGACGCCTTCCTGCCCGCCCTGGACGCCTTCGAGGAGGAGCTGCGCGCCGGCGGCGACCTCGGCGCCGCCGCGGCGCGGGCCGCCCGCGCGGCCGAGGACGGCGCCCGGGCCACCGTCCCGCTGCAGGCGCGCAAGGGCCGGGCCTCCTACCTCGGCCCGCGCAGCATCGGCCACCAGGACCCGGGCGCCACCTCCACCGCGCTGGTCTTCGGCGCCCTGGCGACGGCGGCGGCCGCGCGATGA
- the dhaK gene encoding dihydroxyacetone kinase subunit DhaK — MKKFLNTPESVLDDALAGLAAAHPRLDVDVAARVVRRAGAVRAGKVALVSGGGSGHEPLHGGFVGTGMLDAACPGEIFTSPVPDQMLAAATAVDQGAGVVLIVKNYTGDVLNFRMAAELVADQGIQVRTVLVDDDVAVTDSTWTAGRRGTGATVFVEKIAGALAEQGAGLDEVAAAGRRVNELSRSFAVALTACTTPGAGKPGFELPEDEMEVGVGIHGEPGRRREKLGTARGIVAEALAAILAEPVLAGTDQALVMVNGLGGTPLIELYVLFNEVSNQLAAQGVTIARSLVGNYVTSLDMAGASITVCRADEQLLALWDAPVDTPALRWGG; from the coding sequence GTGAAGAAGTTCCTCAACACCCCGGAGTCGGTGCTCGACGACGCGCTCGCGGGCCTGGCCGCCGCCCACCCGCGGCTCGACGTCGACGTGGCGGCGCGGGTCGTCCGGCGGGCCGGCGCCGTCCGGGCCGGCAAGGTGGCACTGGTCTCCGGCGGCGGGTCCGGTCACGAACCCCTGCACGGCGGCTTCGTCGGCACCGGGATGCTCGACGCGGCCTGCCCGGGCGAGATCTTCACCTCCCCGGTGCCCGACCAGATGCTGGCGGCCGCGACCGCCGTCGACCAGGGCGCGGGGGTGGTCCTGATCGTCAAGAACTACACCGGCGACGTGCTGAACTTCCGGATGGCGGCCGAACTCGTCGCCGACCAAGGCATCCAGGTGCGGACGGTGCTGGTCGACGACGACGTGGCGGTGACGGACTCCACCTGGACGGCCGGCCGCCGCGGCACCGGCGCCACGGTCTTCGTCGAGAAGATCGCCGGCGCGCTGGCCGAGCAGGGCGCCGGACTCGACGAGGTGGCCGCCGCCGGTCGGCGGGTCAACGAGCTGTCCCGCTCCTTCGCCGTCGCGCTGACCGCCTGCACCACCCCGGGGGCCGGCAAACCCGGTTTCGAGCTGCCCGAGGACGAGATGGAGGTCGGCGTCGGCATCCACGGCGAACCCGGCCGCCGCCGGGAGAAGCTCGGCACGGCCCGCGGGATCGTCGCCGAGGCCCTGGCGGCCATCCTCGCCGAGCCCGTGCTCGCCGGTACCGACCAGGCCCTGGTGATGGTCAACGGACTGGGCGGCACCCCGCTGATCGAGCTGTACGTCCTGTTCAACGAAGTCAGCAACCAGCTCGCCGCCCAGGGCGTCACCATCGCCCGCAGCCTGGTCGGGAACTACGTGACCAGCCTGGACATGGCCGGCGCCTCGATCACCGTCTGCCGGGCGGACGAGCAGCTGCTCGCGCTGTGGGACGCGCCCGTGGACACCCCCGCCCTGCGCTGGGGCGGCTGA
- a CDS encoding aquaporin, translating into MTENSLSRKLSAELLGPVTPARVGVGAVPATPLLGADAPFATARPGMTAPASAPALVALGYAIGPVAGGRTDPAVTLALAATGRTPVREVPGYLPAAGHRPAAGVPAAARAAADVEGVRS; encoded by the coding sequence ATGACAGAGAACTCCCTTTCCCGGAAGCTGTCCGCCGAGCTGCTGGGCCCGGTGACCCCGGCCCGGGTCGGCGTCGGCGCGGTGCCCGCGACGCCGCTCCTCGGGGCTGACGCACCGTTCGCCACGGCCCGACCGGGCATGACGGCGCCGGCGTCCGCGCCGGCGCTGGTGGCGCTGGGATACGCGATCGGGCCCGTCGCGGGCGGCCGGACCGACCCCGCGGTGACCCTGGCGCTCGCGGCCACCGGCCGGACGCCGGTGCGGGAGGTCCCGGGCTACCTGCCGGCCGCCGGCCACCGACCCGCCGCCGGGGTGCCGGCCGCGGCCAGGGCCGCCGCCGACGTCGAAGGAGTGCGCTCGTGA
- a CDS encoding IclR family transcriptional regulator: MVQSVHRAVRVLRELSTAGPRLGVTELAERIGIAKPTVHALLRTLEAEGLVRQDRETGKYLLGPGLLQLGNSYLDTQELRTRSVTWADALATGTGEAVWVAVLAGDHVLVVHHAFRPEGAVQILEVGASIPWHTCALGKAVVAFQSSAQRAALLAGELGRLTGRTLTDPAALAAQLEEVRGIGYATEEQEAALGDAGIASAVFDRSGEAVGAVGVVGPVERLLADDAVRQKHAVAVREVARNLSRELGAGRGTPWQAGA; this comes from the coding sequence ATGGTTCAGTCGGTCCACCGGGCGGTCCGTGTCCTTCGGGAGTTGTCCACCGCCGGCCCCCGGCTGGGCGTGACCGAACTGGCCGAGCGGATCGGCATCGCCAAGCCCACCGTGCACGCGCTGCTGCGCACCCTGGAGGCCGAGGGCCTGGTGCGCCAGGACCGGGAGACCGGCAAGTACCTGCTCGGCCCGGGCCTGCTCCAGCTCGGCAACTCCTACCTGGACACCCAGGAACTCCGCACCCGCTCGGTGACCTGGGCCGACGCGCTGGCGACCGGGACGGGCGAGGCGGTCTGGGTGGCCGTGCTCGCCGGTGACCACGTGCTGGTGGTGCACCACGCCTTCAGGCCCGAGGGGGCGGTGCAGATCCTGGAGGTCGGGGCCAGCATCCCGTGGCACACCTGCGCCCTCGGCAAGGCGGTCGTCGCCTTCCAGTCCTCGGCGCAACGGGCCGCCCTGCTGGCCGGCGAGCTGGGGCGGCTGACCGGCCGGACCCTGACCGACCCGGCCGCGCTCGCCGCGCAGTTGGAGGAGGTGCGCGGGATCGGGTACGCGACCGAGGAGCAGGAGGCGGCGCTCGGCGACGCCGGCATCGCCTCGGCCGTCTTCGACCGCTCCGGCGAGGCGGTCGGCGCGGTCGGCGTGGTCGGCCCGGTCGAACGGCTGCTGGCGGACGACGCGGTGCGCCAGAAGCACGCGGTGGCCGTCCGGGAGGTGGCCAGGAACCTGTCGCGGGAACTCGGTGCCGGCCGCGGCACCCCCTGGCAGGCCGGGGCCTGA
- the dhaM gene encoding dihydroxyacetone kinase phosphoryl donor subunit DhaM, producing MSQTVGIVLVSHSPGLACGLRDLLAQIGSDSVPVIAAGGTADGGIGTSYDLVLEALDRADHGAGVVLLPDLGSSVLTARAVLADHPRPGVVLVDAPFVEGAVAAAVTASVGADLHAVAGAAEEARDVRKF from the coding sequence ATGAGTCAAACTGTCGGCATCGTACTCGTGTCCCACAGCCCCGGACTGGCCTGCGGACTGCGCGATCTCCTGGCGCAGATCGGCTCCGACAGCGTCCCCGTGATCGCCGCGGGCGGTACCGCGGACGGCGGCATCGGCACCAGCTACGACCTGGTCCTCGAAGCCCTCGACCGGGCGGACCACGGCGCCGGCGTGGTGCTCCTGCCGGACCTGGGCAGCTCGGTGCTGACGGCCCGTGCCGTCCTGGCGGACCATCCGCGCCCGGGCGTCGTCCTGGTCGACGCCCCCTTCGTCGAGGGCGCGGTCGCCGCCGCCGTCACCGCCTCGGTGGGAGCCGACCTGCACGCCGTCGCCGGCGCAGCCGAGGAGGCCCGCGATGTCCGGAAGTTCTGA
- a CDS encoding HPr family phosphocarrier protein, protein MSGSSEAVPAAPPPPTGGPGARPPSPARVQAGPPATAEATVRLPVDLHARPAGALARAAAGFRSGIRVEHAGRSVSPTGILAVMGLGATRGTDVTVRAEGEDAAAAVAALARVLTEAE, encoded by the coding sequence ATGTCCGGAAGTTCTGAAGCCGTCCCCGCCGCACCGCCCCCGCCGACCGGCGGCCCCGGAGCCCGGCCCCCCTCCCCCGCCCGGGTCCAGGCCGGCCCGCCGGCGACCGCGGAGGCGACCGTCCGGCTCCCCGTCGACCTGCACGCCCGCCCGGCCGGTGCGCTGGCCAGGGCGGCCGCCGGGTTCCGCAGCGGCATCCGGGTGGAGCACGCGGGCCGGTCCGTCAGCCCGACCGGCATCCTGGCGGTGATGGGCCTGGGCGCCACCCGGGGCACCGACGTCACCGTACGGGCCGAGGGCGAGGACGCGGCCGCCGCCGTGGCGGCCCTGGCACGCGTCCTCACCGAGGCCGAGTAG
- a CDS encoding DUF309 domain-containing protein: MSESVGEGGDPGRRTDRDRDAEGRARNARPRDGLGRPLPYGAAGVTRQEEGVPRSPEEALAEAQRLLDAGRPFHAHEVLEDMWKAAPASERQLWRGLAQFAVGLTHAARGNSAGSGALMARAAEALAPFARSAPYGIDVTALARWAGEQATRPAYSVAPDTPRLRSGAAGR, from the coding sequence ATGAGCGAATCGGTGGGCGAGGGCGGGGACCCGGGGCGGCGGACCGACCGGGATCGTGACGCGGAGGGCCGGGCCCGCAACGCGCGGCCGCGGGACGGTCTCGGCCGGCCGCTGCCGTACGGCGCGGCCGGTGTGACCAGGCAGGAGGAGGGGGTGCCGCGCTCGCCCGAGGAGGCGCTCGCCGAGGCCCAGCGCCTGCTGGACGCCGGGCGACCGTTCCACGCGCACGAGGTGCTGGAGGACATGTGGAAGGCGGCTCCGGCCTCCGAGCGTCAACTCTGGCGCGGGCTGGCTCAGTTCGCCGTCGGCCTCACCCACGCGGCGCGCGGCAACTCGGCCGGCTCCGGAGCGCTGATGGCCCGGGCGGCCGAGGCGCTGGCGCCCTTCGCCCGGAGCGCCCCGTACGGGATCGACGTGACCGCGCTGGCCCGTTGGGCCGGTGAGCAGGCCACCCGTCCCGCCTACTCGGTGGCGCCCGACACCCCGAGGCTGCGGAGCGGGGCGGCCGGCCGCTGA
- a CDS encoding LapA family protein: MAEKTLPPHEPSKVTVKGRAVRLRTIGIGILVVLAIWFIAANTGSVSIRLWIPTVTLPLWVVLTVTLLVGMVIGFFVARRRARR, from the coding sequence ATGGCTGAGAAAACCCTGCCGCCGCACGAGCCCTCGAAGGTCACGGTCAAGGGCCGGGCGGTACGGCTGCGCACGATCGGGATCGGCATCCTCGTCGTGCTCGCGATCTGGTTCATCGCCGCCAACACCGGCTCGGTCTCGATCCGGCTGTGGATCCCCACCGTCACCCTGCCGCTCTGGGTGGTGCTGACGGTGACCCTGCTGGTCGGGATGGTCATCGGCTTCTTCGTCGCCCGCCGCCGGGCGAGACGCTGA